Proteins encoded together in one Erinaceus europaeus chromosome 11, mEriEur2.1, whole genome shotgun sequence window:
- the FPGT gene encoding fucose-1-phosphate guanylyltransferase isoform X1 produces the protein MASASTFSGFSLGEATQRKLRKFSELRGKPVTAEEFWDIVAITAADEKQELAYKQQLSEKLRKKELPLGVQYHVFVDPAGAKIGNGGSTLSALRCLERLYGDRWSSFTVLLIHSGGYSQRLPNASALGKIFTALPFGNPIYQMLELKLAMYIDFPSHMNPGILVTCADDIELYTVGESEFICFDKPGITALAHPSDLTVGTTHGVFVLEPLHYLECKDLEYRCCYRFLHKPSIEKMRQFDAVCRPEKLSQQYYAGGDTSSLKLDSEYVYTDSLFYMDYKSAKKLLSFYEKIGTLNCEIDAYGDFLQALGPGATMEYTRNTSNVTKEESELIDMRQKIFHLLKGTPLNVVVLNNSKFYHIGTTEEYLFHFTSDNNLRLELGLQDITFSIFPAKTECPGKASCVIQSILDSGCFVEPGSVVEYSRLGPDVSVGENCIISGVCIQTTAVLPAYSFVCSLSLKINGHLKYSTMAFGVQDNLKKNVQALSDIKFLQFFGVCFLSCLDIWNLKVTDKLFSGNKTCLSLWNARIFPVCCSLSESVTTSLKMLNAVKNKSTFKLNNYMLLSMEEMLIYKDVEDMLAYRDLIFQEVTLTEKQAFQKTS, from the exons ATGGCTTCAGCAAGTACTTTTTCAGGCTTTTCTCTCGGAGAAGCCACCCAACGAAAGTTGCGGAAGTTTTCTGAGCTGAGAG GCAAACCTGTGACAGCTGAAGAATTCTGGGACATTGTTGCAATAACAGCAGCTGATGAAAAACAGGAACTTGCTTATAAGCAGCAGTTgtcagaaaaactgagaaaaaagGAGTTACCTCTTGGAGTTCAATATCATGTTTTTGTTGACCCTGCTGGAGCCAAAATTG gaaATGGAGGATCAACACTTTCTGCCCTTCGATGCTTGGAAAGGTTATATGGAGATAGATGGAGTTCTTTTACCGTACTATTAATTCACTCTG GTGGCTATAGTCAACGTCTTCCAAATGCTAGTGCCCTGGGGAAAATTTTCACTGCTTTACCTTTCGGTAACCCCATTTATCAGATGTTGGAACTGAAACTTGCAATGTACATTGATTTTCCTTCACATATGAATCCTGGGATCCTGGTTACATGTGCAGACGATATTGAACTTTATACTGTTGGAGAATCAGAGTTTATCTGCTTTGACAAACCTGGCATAACTGCTTTAGCTCATCCTTCTGATTTGACAGTAGGTACCAcacatggagtgtttgtcttagAACCGCTTCATTATTTAGAATGTAAAGACCTTGAATATAGGTGCTGCTATCGTTTTCTTCACAAGCCCAGTATTGAAAAGATGCGTCAGTTTGATGCTGTGTGTAGACCAGAAAAATTATCTCAACAGTACTATGCTGGGGGTGACACTTCCTCTCTTAAATTAGACTCTGAATATGTCTACACGGATAGTCTGTTTTACATGGATTATAAGTCAGCAAAAAAGTTACTTTCTTTTTATGAAAAAATAGGCACACTAAACTGTGAAATAGATGCCTATGGAGATTTTCTTCAGGCTTTGGGACCCGGAGCCACTATGGAATATACCAGAAATACATCTAATGTCACTAAAGAAGAGTCAGAGTTGATAGACATGAGACAGAAAATATTTCATCTTCTCAAAGGAACACCACTAAATGTTGTTGTTCTTAATAACTCCAAATTTTATCACATTGGAACAACCGAAgagtatttatttcattttacttctgATAACAATTTAAGATTAGAACTTGGATTACAAGATATCACTTTTAGCATCTTTCCAGCAAAAACAGAATGCCCTGGTAAAGCATCATGTGTCATTCAAAGTATACTGGATTCAGGATGTTTTGTGGAACCTGGTTCAGTTGTGGAATATTCCAGATTAGGACCTGATGTTTCTGTAGGGGAAAACTGCATTATTAGTGGTGTTTGTATCCAAACAACAGCTGTACTGCCTGCGTATTCTTTTGTGTGTTCCTTAAGCTTGAAGATAAATGGACACTTAAAATATTCGACTATGGCATTTGGCGTGCAAGACAACCTGAAAAAGAATGTTCAAGCATTGTCAGATATAAAGTTTCTTCAGTTCTTTGGAGTCTGTTTCCTGTCATGCTTAGATATATGGAATCTGAAAGTTACAGATAAACTGTTCTCTGGAAATAAGACATGTTTGAGTTTATGGAATGCTCGCATCTTCCCAGTTTGTTGTTCTTTGAGTGAATCAGTTACAACATCCTTGAAGATGTTAAATGCTGTGAAGAACAAGTCAACATTCAaactgaacaactatatgctattGTCCATGGAAGAAATGCTTATCTATAAAGATGTAGAAGACATGCTAGCTTATAGGGATCTCATTTTTCAAGAAGTTACTTTGACTGAGAAACAGGCTTTTCAAAAGACATCTTAA
- the FPGT gene encoding fucose-1-phosphate guanylyltransferase isoform X2 — translation MASASTFSGFSLGEATQRKLRKFSELRGKPVTAEEFWDIVAITAADEKQELAYKQQLSEKLRKKELPLGVQYHVFVDPAGAKIGGYSQRLPNASALGKIFTALPFGNPIYQMLELKLAMYIDFPSHMNPGILVTCADDIELYTVGESEFICFDKPGITALAHPSDLTVGTTHGVFVLEPLHYLECKDLEYRCCYRFLHKPSIEKMRQFDAVCRPEKLSQQYYAGGDTSSLKLDSEYVYTDSLFYMDYKSAKKLLSFYEKIGTLNCEIDAYGDFLQALGPGATMEYTRNTSNVTKEESELIDMRQKIFHLLKGTPLNVVVLNNSKFYHIGTTEEYLFHFTSDNNLRLELGLQDITFSIFPAKTECPGKASCVIQSILDSGCFVEPGSVVEYSRLGPDVSVGENCIISGVCIQTTAVLPAYSFVCSLSLKINGHLKYSTMAFGVQDNLKKNVQALSDIKFLQFFGVCFLSCLDIWNLKVTDKLFSGNKTCLSLWNARIFPVCCSLSESVTTSLKMLNAVKNKSTFKLNNYMLLSMEEMLIYKDVEDMLAYRDLIFQEVTLTEKQAFQKTS, via the exons ATGGCTTCAGCAAGTACTTTTTCAGGCTTTTCTCTCGGAGAAGCCACCCAACGAAAGTTGCGGAAGTTTTCTGAGCTGAGAG GCAAACCTGTGACAGCTGAAGAATTCTGGGACATTGTTGCAATAACAGCAGCTGATGAAAAACAGGAACTTGCTTATAAGCAGCAGTTgtcagaaaaactgagaaaaaagGAGTTACCTCTTGGAGTTCAATATCATGTTTTTGTTGACCCTGCTGGAGCCAAAATTG GTGGCTATAGTCAACGTCTTCCAAATGCTAGTGCCCTGGGGAAAATTTTCACTGCTTTACCTTTCGGTAACCCCATTTATCAGATGTTGGAACTGAAACTTGCAATGTACATTGATTTTCCTTCACATATGAATCCTGGGATCCTGGTTACATGTGCAGACGATATTGAACTTTATACTGTTGGAGAATCAGAGTTTATCTGCTTTGACAAACCTGGCATAACTGCTTTAGCTCATCCTTCTGATTTGACAGTAGGTACCAcacatggagtgtttgtcttagAACCGCTTCATTATTTAGAATGTAAAGACCTTGAATATAGGTGCTGCTATCGTTTTCTTCACAAGCCCAGTATTGAAAAGATGCGTCAGTTTGATGCTGTGTGTAGACCAGAAAAATTATCTCAACAGTACTATGCTGGGGGTGACACTTCCTCTCTTAAATTAGACTCTGAATATGTCTACACGGATAGTCTGTTTTACATGGATTATAAGTCAGCAAAAAAGTTACTTTCTTTTTATGAAAAAATAGGCACACTAAACTGTGAAATAGATGCCTATGGAGATTTTCTTCAGGCTTTGGGACCCGGAGCCACTATGGAATATACCAGAAATACATCTAATGTCACTAAAGAAGAGTCAGAGTTGATAGACATGAGACAGAAAATATTTCATCTTCTCAAAGGAACACCACTAAATGTTGTTGTTCTTAATAACTCCAAATTTTATCACATTGGAACAACCGAAgagtatttatttcattttacttctgATAACAATTTAAGATTAGAACTTGGATTACAAGATATCACTTTTAGCATCTTTCCAGCAAAAACAGAATGCCCTGGTAAAGCATCATGTGTCATTCAAAGTATACTGGATTCAGGATGTTTTGTGGAACCTGGTTCAGTTGTGGAATATTCCAGATTAGGACCTGATGTTTCTGTAGGGGAAAACTGCATTATTAGTGGTGTTTGTATCCAAACAACAGCTGTACTGCCTGCGTATTCTTTTGTGTGTTCCTTAAGCTTGAAGATAAATGGACACTTAAAATATTCGACTATGGCATTTGGCGTGCAAGACAACCTGAAAAAGAATGTTCAAGCATTGTCAGATATAAAGTTTCTTCAGTTCTTTGGAGTCTGTTTCCTGTCATGCTTAGATATATGGAATCTGAAAGTTACAGATAAACTGTTCTCTGGAAATAAGACATGTTTGAGTTTATGGAATGCTCGCATCTTCCCAGTTTGTTGTTCTTTGAGTGAATCAGTTACAACATCCTTGAAGATGTTAAATGCTGTGAAGAACAAGTCAACATTCAaactgaacaactatatgctattGTCCATGGAAGAAATGCTTATCTATAAAGATGTAGAAGACATGCTAGCTTATAGGGATCTCATTTTTCAAGAAGTTACTTTGACTGAGAAACAGGCTTTTCAAAAGACATCTTAA